A region from the Chelmon rostratus isolate fCheRos1 chromosome 6, fCheRos1.pri, whole genome shotgun sequence genome encodes:
- the cracr2b gene encoding EF-hand calcium-binding domain-containing protein 4A — MSKWLNDCEVLVAEGSGEAMPVSPRPRGLPGGSPMPGRGHNPLVSPSAREAVPGSPQAEIMGKAKELFVLCDKEGKGFITKRDMQRLQEELPLSPEQLETVFESLDRQNNGFLTPVEFNTGLGELVGLEDTTELSQDEAEEDMDRVDWSQDPAAARFVNILMELGADKLFKDQQEFCSLWCDLHRDRPELLCVLEGILVHAVSHLQDSIRERDSLEQALRRREDEHDQVVRSIYEEMEIQIQEDREKRMSEESVRQKQRGQQLEEELRIREQELENTLTKQRELGTRIQQLSCEHADIKEQNQQLRRLNIQLQEQVESSREQLQAALGQLSLLQLNAAQEQVARQRNVMKVSRNMQKEKDSLMRQLELLRDMNKRLRDEKDAQQSQKRTPNVTKTLQKKGSVIGNYLLQDKPVKRQLSSSDELEQDKDKEVTNSSKRHQPSCRVRCENVEQMQAQSKIVSPQRVFKVVFLGNSGVGKTCFIHHYCTGHFHSKMSTTVGIDFQMKTLTLDSTTITLQLWDTAGQERFRSITEQYYRKADGVLAMYDLTHSPSFTAVRGWMDSVKEKMCEGAVLMLLANKLDLADSHSRGVTAGEGQRLAEQHQASFYECSAKTGRNMEELMTDLARMLVSQHDRQCEDALLLTEDTDKRRCCA, encoded by the exons ATGTCTAAGTGGCTGAATGACTGTGAAGTGCTGGTGGCTGAAGGTAGTGGTGAGGCAATGCCAGTGAGCCCCAGACCACGGGGCCTACCAGGGGGGAGCCCCATGCCGGGTCGGGGACATAATCCACTTGTTTCACCCAGCGCCAGAGAGGCAGTGCCAGGCAGCCCACAGGCAGAGATCATGGGCAAGGCCAAGGagctgtttgtgctgtgtgacaAAGAGGGGAAAGGTTTCATCACTAAGCGGGATATGCAG AGGCTACAAGAGGAGTTGCCGCTGTCTCCTGAACAGCTGGAGACGGTGTTTGAGAGCCTGGACCGACAGAACAATGGATTCCTGACTCCTGTTGAGTTCAACACAGGACTTG GTGAGTTGGTGGGGCTGGAGGACACGACTGAGCTGAGTCAGGACGAAGCAGAAGAGGATATGGACAGGGTAGACTGGTCCCAGGACCCCGCTGCAGCTAGATTTGTAAACATCCTGATGGAGCTGGGTGCTGACAAACTCTTCAAAGA tcAGCAGGAGTTCTGTTCTCTGTGGTGTGACCtccacagagacagaccagagctgctctgtgtcctGGAAGGCATCCTCGTCCATGCAGTGTCCCATTTACAGGactccatcagagagagagatagtcTGGAACAAGCTCTACGCAG gCGGGAGGATGAACATGACCAGGTTGTTCGATCCATATATGAAGAAATGGAAATCCAAATccaagaagacagagagaaacgcATGTCTGAG GAGAGTgtaagacagaagcagagagggcAGCAActtgaggaggagctgaggattCGGGAGCAAGAGTTGGAGAATACACTGACCAAACAGAGAGAG CTGGGGACCAGAATCCAGCAGCTGAGCTGTGAACACGCAGACATTAAGGAGCAGAACCAGCAGCTGCGGCGCCTCAACATCCAGTTACAGGAGCAGGtggaaagcagcagagagcagcttcaGGCTGCTCTGGGTCAgctcagcctgctgcagctcaacGCTGCCCAGGAACAAGTGGCTAGACAGAG AAATGTGATGAAGGTGTCAAGGAACATGCAGAAAGAGAAGGATAGTCTCATGAGACAACTGGAGCTACTGAG ggATATGAACAAAAGGCTGCGAGATGAGAAAGATGCCCAACAGTCTCAGAAGAGG ACTCCAAATGTCACAAAGACTTTGCAGAAGAAAGGGTCAGTCATAGGTAACTACTTACTGCAAGACAAGCCAGTGAAAAG ACAGCTGAGCTCATCTGATGAGTTGgagcaggacaaagacaaagaggtgACAAATTCATCCAAGAGACACCAACCGTCATGTAGAGTCAGGTGTGAAAATGTTGAACAGATGCAAGCTCAG AGCAAAATTGTCAGTCCTCAGCGAGTGTTCAAGGTGGTGTTCCTGGGTAACTCAGGAGTGGGTAAGACCTGCTTCATCCACCACTACTGCACCGGTCACTTCCACAGCAAAATGAGTACTACTGTCG GTATAGATTTCCAGATGAAGACTTTAACTCTGGactccaccaccatcaccctGCAGCTCTGGGACACCGCAGGACAGGAGAG GTTTCGCAGCATCACTGAGCAGTACTACCGTAAAGCTGACGGTGTCCTCGCCATGTACGACCTAACTCACTCCCCCTCATTCACCGCCGTGAGAGGGTGGATGGACTCTGTgaag GAGAAGATGTGTGAAGGTGCTGTACTGATGCTGCTGGCGAATAAGCTGGACTTGGCGGacagtcacagcagaggagTGACAGCCGGGGAGGGGCAGCGACTAGCAGAG CAACACCAAGCTTCGTTTTACGAGTGCAGTGCCAAAACTGGACGTAACATGGAGGAGCTGATGACTGATCTGGCCCG GATGTTAGTGTCCCAGCATGACCGACAATGTGAAGATGCACTTTTGCTGACTGAGGACACAGATAAAAGACGCTGCTGTGCATAA
- the tmem138 gene encoding transmembrane protein 138, with protein MLQTGNYSLVLLIQMTLLAYDLFVNSFSELLRGAPVVQLVLFIIQDIAILFNVIIILLMMLNTYMFQVGLVSLLLERFRALLMFAALYLTLSICFHCWVLNLRWLESNRFVWTDGLQALFVFQRTAAVLYYYLYKRTAEYMGDPRLYEDSMWLRDAFARARQ; from the exons ATGCTCCAGACTGGTAACTACTCTCTGGTGCTGCTGATCCAGATGACACTGTTGGCCTATGACCTCTTCGTCAACTCCTTCAGTGAACTCCTGAGGGGAGCGCCTGTTGTCCAACTGGTGCTTTTCAT catcCAGGACATCGCCATCTTGTTCAACGTGATCATCATTCTGCTGATGATGTTAAACACCTACATGTTCCAGGTCGGCCTGGTGtccctgctgctggagaggtTCAGGGCTCTGCTGATGTTTGCAGCTCTTTACCTGACCCTCAGCATCTGCTTTCATTGCTGGGTGTTG AACCTTAGATGGCTCGAGTCAAACCGTTTTGTTTGGACAGATGGTCTCCaagctctttttgttttccagagaACAG CGGCCGTGTTGTATTACTACTTATACAAACGCACAGCAGAGTACATGGGAGACCCGAGGCTGTATGAGGACTCTATGTGGCTGCGTGATGCCTTTGCCAGAGCTCGTCAGTGA
- the tmem258 gene encoding transmembrane protein 258, with amino-acid sequence MELEAMTRYTSPVNPAVFPHLTVVLLAIGMFFTAWFFVYEVTSTKYTRDVYKELLISLVASLFMGFGVLFLLLWVGIYV; translated from the exons ATG GAACTCGAGGCTATGACCAGATACACCAGCCCGGTGAACCCGGCTGTGTTCCCCCACCTCACTGTCGTCCTGCTGGCCATCGGCATGTTCTTCACTGCCTGGTTCTTCGT CTACGAGGTGACATCAACAAAATACACTAGGGATGTGTACAAAGAGCTGCTGATCTCCCTCGTGGCATCACTTTTCATGGGCTTCGGTGTGCTATTCTTGCTACTCTGGGTTGGCATCTATGTATGA
- the myrf gene encoding myelin regulatory factor yields MDVVDETEALQRFFEGHDITSSLEPANIDTSILEEYISKEDDSTDICFSEVHSAPGPNYSSPQAGVSSAGGLVCGVSPPIPLRQGAPLPGPPNCQNAYPPGPSLGLRHNYSCLGQQQQHQQQQQQAHVKPEHRGHYAPGTLPESPPDSSSEPYSPQQVNDPHMIRTMTPENMCHMTPTPPLPPHGHYSSVHRDMYLKPEPMISQYPIGPATSGSGDMQQTQMLHQLLQHPQGQDGVPVHQAKKRKHSDSPNSTLNSQILTGIIKQEPGLMQDADNAYLDPNYQCIKWQPHQQSKWTPLYDANCKELPMPTYRVDADKGFNFSLADDAFVCQKKNHFQVTVYIGMLGDPKYIKTSEGLQPIDCFYLKLNGVKVEAMNQSISVEQSQSDRSKRPFKPVLVTLPSEQVTKVTVGRLHFSETTANNMRKKGKPNPDQRYFMLVVALHAQSHSQSYTVAAQVSERIIVRVTSGHASNPGQFESDNEVLWQRGQLPDSVYHHGRVGINTDRPDEALVIHGNLKVMGSLVHPSDIRAKENVQEVDTTDNLKRISQMRLVHYQYKPEFAATVGIENTAETGVIAQEVQQILPEAVKEGGDVVCANGETIPNLLVVNKERIFMENVGAVKELCKLTDNLETRIDELERWSRKLAKLRRLDSMKSTVSGGTVSQSGSYFSRTGSGPLKKKTVKPGGKNLLPDQGCISQRFMQGTILALVIVMAFSVISMSVLYVLTLHHRGDITEKDGSVPSCVLYISWMPIFTATVTFCPPVCPWSRAALGSSRKSPYTPPSTTPAPACCSTTAVNNQSATVLTLSNNQSTPDLGSLAPTTSTINKKAKSRLMDKDGRGRNRLSHTSAPLYFAKSKRPLPTDPDGVGATNRLPGGQQTLSRRQRSLHTKGGRSAPSLTRLRIVETNQEITAQSCATPESCSYTVSLHGSRNSSTSQITLHMTSMNSVWVRQCGATKGRLCPNHTETELYGGQRMSTKGTQHLWSVPVMSFQDVTYHFRVSLSSEVSCATEGETSSYSDYHFLIQSSCV; encoded by the exons ATGGACGTGGTAGATGAAACAGAAGCGTTACAGAGATTTTTTGAAG GTCATGATATTACCAGTTCTCTGGAGCCAGCCAACATCGACACCAGTATCCTGGAAGAGTACATCAGCAAGGAGGACGATAGCACTGACAT CTGTTTCTCAGAGGTCCACAGCGCCCCGGGACCCAATTACTCATCTCCCCAGGCAGGAGTGTCCTCCGCTGGGGGGTTGGTGTGTGGTGTGAGCCCCCCTATTCCACTGCGCCAAGGAGCCCCTCTACCTGGGCCCCCCAACTGTCAGAACGCCTACCCCCCAGGTCCATCCCTGGGCCTCCGACACAACTACTCCTGCCTgggtcagcagcagcaacaccagcagcagcaacagcaggctCACGTCAAGCCTGAGCACAGGGGCCACTACGCTCCAGG GACACTACCTGAGTCCCCTCCAGACTCCAGCTCAGAGCCGTACTCTCCTCAGCAGGTGAATG ATCCTCACATGATCAGGACCATGACACCAGAGAACATGTGTCACATGACTCCAACGCCACCCCTCCCGCCACATGGGCACTATTCCAGCGTGCATCGGGACATGTACCTGAAACCTGAGCCCATGATATCGCAGTATCCTATTGGTCCAGCCACAAGCGGAAGTGGagacatgcagcagacacagatgctccatcagctgctgcagcatcctCAGGGGCAGGA CGGCGTCCCTGTGCACCAGGCCAAGAAGAGGAAGCACTCCGACTCTCCCAACAGCACCCTCAATTCCCAAATCCTCACAGGTATCATCAAACAAGAACCAG GTTTAATGCAGGATGCAGACAACGCCTACCTGGACCCAAACTATCAGTGCATCAAGTGGCAACCTCACCAGCAGAGCAAGTGGACACCCCTATATGACGCAAACTGCAAGGAGCT aCCGATGCCGACCTACCGTGTTGATGCTGACAAGGGCTTCAACTTCTCCTTGGCTGATGATGCTTTCGTTTGCCAGAAGAAGAACCATTTCCAGGTCACAGTATACATAGGCATGCTGGGAGATCCCAAGTACATTAAGACAAGTGAAGGCCTGCAGCCCATCGACTGCTTTTATCTCAAACTCAACGGAGTAAAG GTGGAGGCCATGAACCAGTCTATCAGTGTGGAGCAGTCACAGTCTGACCGCAGCAAGAGACCCTTTAAGCCAGTGCT AGTCACCCTGCCATCAGAGCAGGTCACAAAGGTCACAGTGGGGCGGCTCCACTTCAGCGAGACCACAGCTAATAACATGAGAAAGAAGGGCAAACCAAACCCTGACCAGAG GTATTTCATGCTGGTGGTGGCGCTGCACGCTCAGTCCCACAGTCAGAGCTACACTGTGGCTGCTCAAGTGTCTGAGAGGATCATCGTCAGGGTAACGTCTGGccat GCATCCAACCCAGGCCAGTTTGAAAGTGATAACGAGGTGCTGTGGCAGCGTGGCCAGCTGCCAGACTCGGTGTACCACCACGGGAGAGTCGGCATCAACACCGACCGGCCAGACGAGGCCCTTGTTATCCATGGCAACCTGAAGGTCATGGGCTCCCTGGTACACCCGTCTGACATCAGGGCCAAAGAAAATGTCCAGGAG gtCGACACCACAGACAATTTGAAACGGATTTCTCAGATGAGGCTGGTCCATTATCAATACAAGCCTGAGTTTGCTGCCACCGTGGGCATAGAGAACACTGCAGAGACCG GCGTGATTGCTCAAGAGGTTCAGCAGATTTTGCCTGAAGCAGTGAAGGAGGGCGGTGATGTGGTGTGCGCCAATGGAGAAACTATCCCCAACCTGTTAGTCGTCAACAAG GAGCGTATCTTCATGGAGAACGTGGGAGCGGTGAAGGAGCTGTGTAAGCTGACAGACAACCTGGAGACTCGTATCGACGAACTGGAGCGCTGGAGCCGCAAACTGGCCAAGCTGCGTCGTCTCGACAGCATGAAGAGCACCGTGAGTGGAGGCACTGTCAG CCAATCAGGGAGCTACTTTAGCAGAACAGGAAGCGGCCCACTCAAGAAGAAGACAGTTAAACCTGGGGGCAAG AATTTGCTCCCAGATCAAGGCTGCATCAGCCAGAGGTTCATGCAGGGAACCATCCTGGCCCTCGTCATTGTCATGGCCTTCAG TGTCATTTCCATGTCCGTCCTTTATGTGTTGACTCTTCACCATAGAGGCGACATCACAGAGAAAGATGG CTCTGTTCCTTCCTGTGTTCTCTACATCTCTTGGATGCCCATCTTCACTGCCACTGTAActttctgtccacctgtctgtccatg GTCCAGAGCTGCATTGGGATCCTCACGGAAGAGTCCGTATACCCCACCGTCCACCACCCCTGCACCAG CTTGCTGTTCAACTACAGCCGTAAACAACCAATCAGCTACAGTTTTGACATTGAGCAACAACCAATCCACACCAG ATTTAGGCAGCCTGGCTCCCACAACAAGCACTATTAATAAGAAGGCCAAGTCCAGACTAATGGACAAAGACGGCCGCGGCAGAAACCGTCTGAGTCACACCTCAGCACCTTTATACTTTGCCAAGTCCAAAAGGCCATTACCTACAGACCCGGATGGAGTGGGAGCTACCAACCGTCTGCCCGGGGGTCAGCAGACATTGTCACGCAGACAGCGCAGCCTACACACAAAGG GAGGAAGGTCAGCTCCCTCCCTCACTCGTCTACGTATCGTGGAGACAAACCAAGAGATCACAGCACAAAGCTGCGCAACACCAGAGAGCTGCAG TTACACAGTGTCACTCCATGGAAGCAGAAATTCCTCCACCTCACAAATCACTTTGCACATGAC GTCCATGAACAGCGTGTGGGTACGACAATGTGGAGCCACCAAGGGACGTTTATGCCCcaaccacacagagacagagctcTATGGTGGACAGAGGATGTCAACAAAG GGGACTCAACACCTGTGGTCAGTGCCCGTGATGTCTTTCCAGGACGTCACCTATCACTTCcgtgtctccctctct AGTGAAGTGAGTTGTGCCACTGAAGGAGAAACCTCATCATACTCTGACTACCATTTTCTCAttcaaagcagctgtgtgtga
- the LOC121608481 gene encoding transmembrane protein 80-like translates to MAMAGPGRSASVLSSVTFQLLLKLTSIYFVFYFLFTLGLIIRKSLVLSYPADALVCDVSLLFLLAALDVLHFFCGVKGNLTESQGHILANLIVTAMTILLAVYFLLWQTYVTRADVIISSVLLVVYGLDGVLAFSALARLASVYS, encoded by the exons atggcGATGGCCGGACCCG GAAGATCTGCCAGTGTA CTGTCGTCTGTTAccttccagctgctgctgaagctgacaTCGATCTACTTTGTCTTCTACTTCCTGTTCACTCTCGGCTTGATCATCAGAAAGA GCTTGGTGCTGTCTTACCCTGCTGATGCTCTGGTCTGTGATGTCAGCCTGCTGTTCCTCCTGGCGGCTCTGGACGTCCTCCATTTCTTCTGTG GCGTGAAGGGCAACCTGACGGAGAGTCAGGGCCATATTCTGGCTAACCTCATTGTGACGGCGATGACTATCCTGCTGGCGGTCTACTTCCTGTTGTGGCAGACGTACGTGACGAGGGCAGACGTAATCATCAGCAGTGTCTTACTTGTTGTCTATGGCTTAGATGGAGTCCTGGCTTTCAGCGCGTTAGCCCGACTGGCCAG tgTCTATTCATGA